The following proteins are encoded in a genomic region of Lactiplantibacillus plantarum:
- a CDS encoding putative DNA-binding protein produces MEIEKNYRINSLFEFYEPLLTNKQKAYIQLYYADDYSLGEIAAEFSVSRQAVYDNIKRTEKILEGYEAKLHLYHDFVERNHEVDAISDYIKQNYHGDTQLIKMIQQLVNLEADSE; encoded by the coding sequence ATGGAAATTGAAAAAAATTATCGAATCAATTCGTTATTCGAGTTTTATGAACCGTTATTAACGAATAAGCAAAAAGCCTATATTCAACTGTACTACGCTGATGACTATTCCTTAGGCGAGATTGCAGCGGAGTTCTCAGTTTCGCGCCAGGCCGTCTATGATAACATCAAGCGGACCGAAAAGATTTTAGAAGGTTATGAGGCTAAGCTGCATCTCTACCACGACTTTGTGGAACGTAATCACGAAGTTGACGCGATCTCTGACTATATTAAGCAAAATTACCATGGGGATACCCAGTTAATTAAGATGATTCAACAACTAGTCAACTTGGAAGCTGACTCAGAATAA
- the ffh gene encoding signal recognition particle protein: MAFEGLTERLQKAMTNLRRKGKISESDLRATMREIRLALLEADVNFTVVKDFVKTVRERALGAKVLEGLNPAQQIVKIVDEELTKTMGEKAVPLNKSPKIPTVIMMAGLQGAGKTTTVGKLALKLKNEQDARPLMIAADVYRPAAIEQLQQVGRQIDVPVFQLGTDVDPVEIVRQGMAQAQENHNDYVFIDTAGRLQIDEQLMNELANIKDLVHPDEILLVIDAMTGQNAVNTAEGFNDKLDVTGVVLTKLDGDTRGGAALSIRAVTGKPIKFVGQGEKMTDLDVFHPDRMADRILGMGDMLTLIEKAQQQYDEKQAEEMNLKIQENTFDFNDFIDQLDQVDKMGNMEDIMKMIPGMANNPAMKNINMDPKDIAHIRAIVYSMTNAEKADPDLLNPSRRRRIAAGSGRPIHEVNRMIKQFNQTKKMMNQMSKGNFAGMEGLMGGANGGGGIGGKMQQMAMKRMVRQTKKKKQKRLAKAMRRRKR; the protein is encoded by the coding sequence ATGGCATTTGAAGGCCTAACGGAACGTTTACAAAAAGCAATGACCAATTTACGGCGCAAGGGGAAGATTTCGGAAAGTGATCTTCGAGCAACCATGCGTGAAATTCGGTTAGCATTACTTGAAGCCGACGTTAACTTTACGGTGGTCAAGGATTTTGTTAAAACGGTTCGCGAACGTGCGCTCGGCGCAAAGGTGCTGGAAGGTTTAAATCCAGCCCAACAAATCGTTAAAATCGTTGATGAAGAATTAACGAAAACAATGGGTGAAAAGGCAGTTCCACTGAACAAATCGCCGAAGATTCCAACGGTCATCATGATGGCTGGGCTCCAAGGGGCCGGGAAAACGACGACGGTCGGAAAATTAGCCCTCAAATTAAAGAACGAACAGGATGCCCGACCATTAATGATTGCGGCCGACGTTTACCGGCCAGCCGCGATTGAACAATTGCAACAAGTTGGTCGCCAAATCGACGTTCCAGTCTTCCAACTAGGAACCGATGTCGATCCCGTTGAGATTGTGCGTCAAGGGATGGCACAGGCGCAAGAAAACCACAATGATTACGTGTTTATTGATACGGCTGGTCGGTTACAAATCGATGAGCAGTTGATGAACGAGTTGGCCAATATTAAAGATCTCGTTCATCCTGACGAAATTTTGTTAGTGATCGATGCGATGACTGGTCAAAACGCCGTTAATACGGCGGAGGGCTTTAACGATAAGCTGGATGTGACCGGGGTCGTCTTGACGAAGTTAGATGGTGATACTCGTGGTGGGGCTGCACTATCAATCCGGGCCGTCACTGGTAAGCCAATCAAGTTTGTCGGTCAAGGCGAAAAGATGACTGATCTTGATGTCTTCCATCCAGACCGGATGGCGGATCGGATTCTTGGTATGGGTGATATGCTGACGCTGATTGAAAAGGCGCAACAGCAATATGACGAAAAACAAGCCGAAGAAATGAACCTGAAGATTCAGGAAAACACTTTTGACTTCAATGACTTTATCGACCAATTAGACCAAGTTGACAAGATGGGGAACATGGAAGATATCATGAAGATGATTCCCGGCATGGCTAACAATCCAGCGATGAAAAATATCAACATGGACCCGAAAGACATTGCCCATATCCGGGCAATCGTTTATTCGATGACCAATGCCGAAAAAGCAGATCCGGATTTGTTGAACCCATCTCGGCGTCGACGGATTGCGGCTGGTTCCGGGCGGCCAATTCATGAAGTCAACCGGATGATCAAGCAATTCAACCAGACCAAAAAGATGATGAATCAAATGTCCAAAGGGAACTTTGCTGGTATGGAAGGTCTCATGGGTGGTGCCAATGGCGGTGGTGGTATCGGTGGTAAGATGCAACAAATGGCCATGAAGCGAATGGTTCGTCAAACTAAGAAGAAAAAACAAAAGCGCTTAGCCAAAGCAATGCGGCGTCGCAAACGCTAA
- the rpsP gene encoding 30S ribosomal protein S16: protein MSVKIRLKRMGSKKNPFYRIVVADSRSPRDGRFIAQVGTYNPLTEPAQVKLEEEDILGWLNNGAQPSDTVKNILSKAGIMKKYHEAKFTK, encoded by the coding sequence ATGTCAGTCAAGATTCGTCTAAAGCGGATGGGTTCTAAGAAAAATCCATTTTACCGGATTGTTGTCGCAGATTCACGTTCACCACGTGATGGTCGTTTTATCGCCCAAGTCGGCACATACAACCCACTTACAGAACCAGCCCAAGTTAAACTTGAAGAGGAAGATATCCTCGGTTGGTTGAACAATGGTGCCCAACCTTCAGATACGGTTAAGAATATCTTATCTAAGGCCGGTATCATGAAGAAGTACCACGAAGCTAAGTTCACTAAATAA
- a CDS encoding KH domain-containing protein, with protein MADIKALITTVVTPLVQYPDDIKVDFKETTRYLEYNLTVNPEDIGRVIGRQGRVASAIRTIVYSVRVSGPKRVRLTIEDGQQKNS; from the coding sequence ATGGCAGATATTAAAGCTTTAATCACCACGGTTGTCACCCCGTTAGTTCAATATCCAGACGATATTAAAGTTGATTTTAAGGAAACCACGCGTTATCTTGAATACAACTTAACGGTTAATCCCGAAGATATCGGCCGGGTCATTGGTCGGCAGGGACGGGTTGCTTCGGCAATTCGGACAATTGTGTATAGTGTCCGAGTTTCAGGACCTAAACGTGTCCGGCTTACGATCGAAGACGGACAACAAAAAAACTCTTGA
- the rimM gene encoding ribosome maturation factor RimM (Essential for efficient processing of 16S rRNA), giving the protein MDYYRVGTLVNTHGIRGEVKVVVVTDFPEERFKVGQQLSLFKTPDETTGGITVKIAKAREQKGLYFLTFEGLDNINDVERYKGWTIKVPAEALHALPAGEYYYHQIVGLQVVTTADEPLGTIKEILSPGANDVWVVKRDHGQSDVLLPKIPQVIKDVDLDAGVVTVELMEGLID; this is encoded by the coding sequence ATGGATTACTATCGTGTTGGCACCCTAGTTAACACCCACGGCATTCGTGGTGAAGTGAAAGTCGTTGTCGTGACTGATTTTCCAGAAGAACGCTTTAAAGTAGGGCAACAATTGAGTTTATTTAAAACCCCAGATGAAACGACTGGCGGGATTACTGTCAAAATCGCGAAGGCCCGTGAGCAAAAGGGACTGTACTTTCTTACCTTTGAAGGGCTCGATAACATCAATGATGTGGAGCGCTATAAGGGGTGGACGATCAAAGTTCCTGCTGAAGCATTACATGCCTTACCAGCGGGTGAGTACTACTATCACCAAATTGTCGGCCTACAAGTTGTGACGACCGCTGACGAGCCTTTAGGGACTATTAAAGAGATTCTGTCACCTGGTGCGAATGATGTTTGGGTGGTCAAACGGGATCATGGTCAGTCTGACGTCTTACTACCTAAGATTCCCCAGGTCATTAAAGATGTTGACTTGGATGCGGGCGTGGTGACTGTTGAACTAATGGAAGGGCTGATTGATTAA
- the trmD gene encoding tRNA (guanosine(37)-N1)-methyltransferase TrmD gives MQIDILSLFPEMFAGPLHESMIGNAIENDVINVDVTNFRDFTTDKHNHVDDYPYGGGAGMLLQPQPIFDALASVQEKHPAPGRVILLDPAGVQFNQHVAEDFAQEEHLTFICGHYEGYDERIRSLVTDEVSLGDYVLTGGELGAMVMIDATVRLLPGVLGNSESAPGDSFSSGLLEYPQYTRPADFRGMKVPDILLSGDHGKIDDWRLEQALKRTYERRPDMLTGLSLSGKAKQMLADIKADESEV, from the coding sequence ATGCAAATCGATATTTTAAGCCTGTTTCCAGAGATGTTTGCGGGGCCGCTTCATGAGTCGATGATTGGCAATGCCATTGAAAATGACGTCATCAATGTTGATGTCACTAATTTTCGGGATTTTACGACCGACAAGCATAACCATGTGGATGATTATCCGTATGGTGGTGGTGCGGGCATGTTACTCCAACCACAACCAATTTTTGATGCTTTGGCCAGCGTTCAGGAAAAACACCCGGCACCCGGTCGCGTGATCTTATTGGATCCGGCGGGAGTCCAGTTCAATCAACACGTTGCTGAAGACTTTGCTCAGGAAGAACACTTGACCTTTATTTGCGGCCACTATGAGGGTTATGATGAGCGGATTCGGTCATTAGTCACCGATGAAGTCTCGCTAGGTGATTACGTTTTAACTGGTGGTGAACTGGGTGCAATGGTCATGATTGATGCGACGGTGCGGCTCTTACCAGGTGTGCTTGGCAATTCGGAATCGGCTCCGGGGGATTCTTTTTCGAGCGGTCTCCTGGAATACCCACAATATACGCGTCCTGCTGATTTTCGTGGTATGAAGGTACCAGATATCTTACTGAGTGGTGATCATGGAAAAATTGATGATTGGCGCTTAGAACAGGCACTGAAACGGACCTATGAACGGCGCCCGGACATGTTGACGGGGCTATCATTGTCAGGAAAAGCTAAACAGATGTTAGCAGATATCAAGGCGGATGAGTCGGAAGTCTAG
- the rplS gene encoding 50S ribosomal protein L19, producing the protein MRQNQLIEKITNEQLRTDIPDFRAGDTVRVHARVVEGTRERIQLFEGVVIKRHGSGISETYTVRKISNGVGVERTFPLHTPRVAAIDVVRQGRVRRAKLYYLRNLHGKAARIPERRRG; encoded by the coding sequence ATGCGTCAAAACCAATTGATCGAAAAGATCACCAATGAACAACTTCGTACGGACATCCCTGATTTCCGTGCTGGAGACACAGTTCGTGTTCATGCACGAGTTGTTGAAGGTACTCGCGAACGGATCCAATTATTTGAAGGTGTTGTTATCAAGCGCCATGGTTCCGGTATCAGCGAAACTTATACTGTTCGTAAGATCAGTAACGGTGTTGGTGTGGAACGGACATTCCCATTACACACACCACGCGTTGCCGCAATTGATGTCGTTCGTCAAGGTCGTGTACGTCGTGCCAAGTTATACTACTTACGTAACTTACATGGTAAGGCTGCTCGGATCCCAGAACGTCGTCGTGGCTAA
- a CDS encoding bacteriocin immunity protein — MFGRTGKHQVDEQALLSQLVDFVLDPNLTDRERKIGLMAKADLEHHRYSIAVLNKLVVSFQMEALRNKGLSKAASNFYDQIYPILVAAKPMGTNLGYIGMHSTYLD, encoded by the coding sequence ATGTTTGGACGTACGGGGAAACATCAGGTCGATGAACAGGCGTTATTGAGTCAATTGGTTGACTTCGTTCTCGACCCTAATCTTACCGACCGTGAACGTAAGATCGGGTTGATGGCCAAAGCCGATTTGGAGCATCATCGCTATTCAATTGCTGTGTTAAATAAATTAGTGGTCAGTTTTCAAATGGAGGCGCTACGCAACAAGGGCCTCTCGAAGGCTGCTTCAAACTTTTATGATCAGATTTATCCAATATTAGTCGCGGCCAAACCAATGGGAACGAATTTAGGCTATATTGGGATGCATAGTACCTATTTAGATTAG